A single Apostichopus japonicus isolate 1M-3 chromosome 11, ASM3797524v1, whole genome shotgun sequence DNA region contains:
- the LOC139976488 gene encoding uncharacterized protein has protein sequence MQNQHKMAEMIVKPSITTDEGEYKSKPPLNKWRIPHTNQHTPSLYLIHEMPRTNKQETHTEEEAKREDQSRFTKSFMAKLFRCKVCKDWFLKKSLLNKHMLSHLDEYPFDCHLCNKAFKIQTKLKEHMQTHLTFETHLCILCDKVFKSRNRRRVHMQSHKRNSTLHNKFTKLPKRAATAPNDRPELPERDATASNYRPQLPERDATAPNDRLKLPERDATAPNDRLKLPERDATAQNDRLKLPERDATAPNDRPQLPERDATASNDRPQLKERDATAPNDIPKLPERDATAPNDIPKLPERDATAPNDIPKLPERDVTAPNDQLKLPERDAIAPNDGSELPEKDATAPNDRPKLPEKDATAPKHRPEVTNDRPQLPERDATAPNDRPKLPEKDATAPKHRPKLPERDATAPNDRPELLERDATAPKDRHRCKLCSKTFHKRSSLVSHSLDHRTMRNKPYKCQFCHKTFTRHSLRISHERIHNGKKSGKSENMLMPVSKDDGLKPFKCHICKKTFRLGKYLWRHRKIHVKAHKCQLCGKDFALRSSLKTHMTTHLGQRSFHCVHCGKSFWQKNHLRNHVLIHTGKKEFKCRICPRLFLLSRGRQEHEKTHCKEKPFKCSVCEKSYRCQNNLNLHKLVHSAHGNAVCKVCGKAGKRHKTMACRKRILGDRQDEPKVTCKVCDKTLKESSLKMHMTIHSGLTPFQCKICAKSFRLERDLRVHEKAHRREKSYECGSCLLRFSTTSDRNYHETIHTGLKPFKCSVCDESFRLKKSLKNHESKHTGKWPQTCESCGKGFRDKSALVIHERRHSLDREKEDGALLKPFKCRFCDNYYQTESGRELHERIHTGVGSYPCHYCDKVLNTRTRFTEHERIHTGEKPYKCQRCEKRYTLAASLREHERKHDDPSPFVCSLCGNKFAYKRGLVEHGRKYHRGKKVECLTRGKAFRTESADKVQQKTHPVGVSFTCDLCGDTFKREMNLKRHKEAHKQAIGKKCDHCEKVFVSSKSFNRHKKSHIGGKRSRCFVCTMEVNATKVCGKLAGNNMDLCQRCKFGFGLKELEIKLKRAKFNVQIPMLSQNESILMDTLPSVKIED, from the exons ATGCAGAACCAGCACAAGATGGCAGAGATGATCGTAAAACCATCGATTACTACAG ATGAAGGTGAATACAAGTCCAAACCGCCATTGAACAAATGGAGGATACCACATACAAACCAACATACTCCTTCCCTTTATTTAATTCATGAAATGCCAAGGACCAACAAGCAAGAAACACATACAGAGGAGGAAGCCAAGAGAGAAGACCAATCAAGATTCACAAAAAGTTTCATGGCTAAACTCTTTAGGTGTAAAGTATGCAAAGATTGGTTTTTGAAAAAGTCTCTTCTAAATAAACACATGTTGTCTCATTTGGATGAATACCCATTTGATTGTCATTTGTGTAATAAAGCTTTTAAGATTCAAACAAAACTGAAGGAGCACATGCAAACACATTTGACTTTTGAGACGCACCTTTGCATACTCTGCGATAAGGTCTTCAAGTCCAGGAACCGTCGTCGAGTTCACATGCAGTCACACAAGAGAAATAGTACTCTGCATAATAAGTTTACCAAATTGCCAAAGAGGGCTGCCACTGCACCGAACGACAGACCCGAATTGCCAGAGAGAGATGCCACTGCATCGAACTACAGACCCCAATTGCCAGAGAGAGATGCCACTGCACCGAACGACAGACTCAAATTGCCAGAGAGAGATGCCACTGCACCGAATGACAGACTCAAACTGCCAGAGAGAGATGCCACTGCACAGAATGACAGACTCAAATTGCCAGAGAGAGATGCCACTGCACCGAATGACAGACCCCAATTGCCAGAGAGAGATGCCACTGCATCAAACGACAGACCCCAATTGAAAGAGAGAGATGCCACTGCACCAAATGACATACCCAAATTACCAGAGAGAGATGCCACTGCACCAAATGACATACCCAAATTACCAGAGAGAGATGCCACTGCACCAAATGACATACCCAAATTACCAGAGAGAGATGTCACTGCACCAAACGACCAACTCAAACTGCCAGAGAGAGATGCCATTGCACCAAATGATGGATCCGAATTGCCAGAGAAGGATGCCACTGCACCAAATGACCGACCCAAATTGCCAGAGAAAGATGCCACTGCACCGAAACACAGACCCGAAGTAACAAACGACAGACCCCAATTGCCAGAGAGAGATGCCACTGCACCAAATGACAGACCCAAGTTGCCAGAGAAAGATGCCACTGCACCGAAACACAGACCCAAATTGCCAGAGAGAGATGCCACTGCACCAAATGACAGACCCGAATTGCTAGAGAGAGATGCCACTGCACCGAAGGACAGACATCGCTGTAAATTGTGTTCCAAGACATTCCATAAACGATCCTCTCTTGTGTCACACAGTCTTGACCACCGTACGATGAGAAACAAACCCTATAAATGCCAGTTTTGCCACAAAACTTTCACAAGACACTCGCTACGGATAAGCCACGAAAGAATTCATAACGGGAAAAAATCAGGCAAATCTGAGAATATGTTAATGCCTGTTTCTAAAGATGATGGGCTTAAGCCATTCAAGTGTCATATTTGCAAGAAGACATTCAGACTCGGGAAGTACCTTTGGCGCCACAGGAAAATTCACGTTAAAGCTCACAAGTGTCAACTTTGCGGAAAAGATTTTGCCCTACGATCTTCTCTGAAGACACACATGACGACACACCTCGGGCAGCGGTCTTTTCACTGTGTTCACTGTGGCAAATCATTTTGGCAAAAAAACCATCTCAGAAACCACGTATTGATACACACCGGCAAGAAAGAATTCAAATGCCGCATTTGCCCACGCCTCTTCCTACTCTCCAGGGGGAGGCAGGAGCACGAAAAGACCCATTGCAAGGAGAAGCCGTTTAAATGCTCGGTGTGTGAGAAATCCTATCGATGTCAGAATAACCTTAACCTACATAAGCTTGTCCATTCTGCACATGGAAATGCCGTGTGTAAAGTGTGTGGAAAAGCAGGGAAACGCCATAAGACGATGGCGTGTCGGAAGAGAATACTCGGCGATCGGCAGGATGAGCCGAAGGTAACTTGCAAAGTTTGTGATAAAACGCTAAAGGAAAGTAGCCTAAAGATGCACATGACCATTCATTCTGGTCTCACTCCATTTCAGTGTAAGATCTGTGCCAAATCGTTTCGACTGGAAAGGGATTTACGCGTCCACGAAAAAGCGCACAGACGTGAGAAATCCTACGAGTGTGGAAGTTGCCTTCTCCGATTTTCAACCACATCGGACAGGAATTATCACGAGACGATACACACCGGCCTGAAACCCTTCAAGTGTTCCGTCTGCGACGAGTCGTTCCGTCTGAAGAAGTCCCTGAAAAACCACGAGTCCAAGCACACCGGCAAGTGGCCCCAGACCTGTGAGTCTTGTGGGAAAGGATTCAGAGACAAGAGTGCCTTGGTGATTCATGAAAGACGTCACTCTTTAGACCGGGAGAAAGAGGATGGAGCTCTCCTCAAGCCCTTCAAGTGTCGCTTTTGTGACAATTATTACCAAACGGAATCGGGCAGGGAACTGCATGAAAGGATACACACAGGAGTGGGATCTTATCCCTGTCACTATTGCGACAAAGTGCTGAACACCAGGACTAGGTTCACGGAGCACGAGAGAATCCACACCGGGGAGAAACCTTACAAGTGTCAAAGATGCGAGAAGAGATACACCTTGGCAGCGTCACTGCGAGAACACGAAAGGAAACACGACGATCCGTCACCGTTCGTCTGTTCCCTCTGCGGAAATAAATTTGCGTATAAGAGAGGCCTCGTCGAACACGGGCGAAAATACCACAGAGGAAAGAAAGTAGAGTGTCTCACACGTGGAAAAGCGTTCAGGACGGAGAGTGCAGACAAAGTGCAACAAAAAACCCATCCAGTGGGTGTAAGCTTCACTTGTGATCTCTGCGGTGACACGTTCAAGAGAGAGATGAACTTGAAAAGGCATAAGGAAGCACACAAACAAGCGATTGGCAAGAAATGTGATCATTGTGAGAAAGTCTTTGTAAGTTCCAAAAGTTTCAATAGACACAAGAAAAGCCACATTGGCGGAAAGCGATCGAGATGTTTCGTTTGCACTATGGAAGTCAATGCGACGAAGGTGTGTGGGAAACTCGCAGGCAATAATATGGACCTGTGTCAACGTTGTAAATTTGGGTTTGGTTTAAAGGAATTGGAGATTAAACTTAAAAGAGCCAAGTTCAATGTTCAAATACCTATGCTCAGTCAAAACGAGAGCATTTTAATGGACACTTTACCATCTGTTAAAATTGAAGATTAA